From Proteiniborus sp. MB09-C3, the proteins below share one genomic window:
- a CDS encoding ABC-2 family transporter protein, producing the protein MNTIISAVKASFKKNFVVKINGFFVVLDTLFDFVSIVLFWAAMSAFSDDPVWSEIYPVFIGCAIISGAVSNLFVGSGFIGNLIISGDLDSYLLKPYPPMLLIYLERANFLRVFIGFLGGLFVLFKFTPCEYMAKIPLAILTVALAMITIEFLGLAFSLLTFKFGKVDRIKGILESYKMMVNYPTDFFGKTLRRIFTAVIPVSFVATVPTLEIYGKVSHKIYIFLFISLIASYFITAFLWKEGLKFYDSKN; encoded by the coding sequence ATGAATACTATAATTAGTGCTGTGAAAGCGTCCTTTAAAAAAAATTTTGTGGTGAAAATAAATGGCTTTTTTGTGGTGTTGGATACCTTATTTGACTTTGTGTCAATAGTGCTTTTCTGGGCTGCAATGTCAGCTTTTTCAGACGATCCCGTTTGGAGTGAAATATATCCTGTATTCATTGGGTGTGCCATAATCTCTGGTGCTGTTTCGAATCTTTTTGTAGGTTCTGGTTTTATTGGAAACTTAATTATAAGTGGAGATTTAGATAGTTATCTTTTAAAGCCATATCCGCCAATGCTTTTGATATATCTTGAACGTGCAAATTTTTTGAGAGTTTTCATTGGATTTTTGGGTGGATTGTTTGTGCTTTTTAAATTTACGCCATGCGAATATATGGCAAAAATTCCACTTGCAATTTTGACAGTAGCTCTCGCAATGATTACTATTGAGTTTTTAGGACTTGCATTTTCACTATTAACATTTAAATTTGGCAAAGTAGACAGGATAAAGGGCATTCTTGAATCATACAAGATGATGGTGAACTATCCGACAGATTTTTTTGGAAAGACTTTGAGAAGGATTTTTACGGCAGTCATTCCTGTATCATTTGTTGCGACTGTACCAACGCTTGAAATTTACGGCAAAGTTTCGCATAAAATCTATATCTTCCTTTTTATCTCACTGATTGCAAGCTATTTTATTACTGCATTTTTGTGGAAGGAGGGGCTTAAATTCTATGATTCAAAAAATTAG
- a CDS encoding ABC transporter ATP-binding protein, with the protein MKSANAAIKYIYSFMLKRKWFIPLFIFMCIFRVVFGIIEPRIAQDLIDTAVYSHEVHLLLRYALFWSIAFIIRMLVELSYKYTSIKYRNGILSSIIEDVFRHVLKLPIGYFQDNSPTYIVSRQIDDAFGIQGLMVNNLIEGVLSIIEFIVIAILMFRYNILLGIISILLIALDLLITFSFPLTRLYKEHNESLAVIKKELANVYQGVKLIKLQDNIEQETTRFKEYQDRYFEALAKRDHANLLRNSSTSFLKDIGIPIIVIVSSYYIFKGEMTAGLVTSIMLYYNRLWKASIPATNLIPLYKIGKASAERLFEILQYPTENDIEGTKMSTIEGEIDSISFRNVDLCYIDNVNVLKNINLDINKGRSIAFVGHSGSGKSSIINLLLKFFAASSGNIIINGIDINDIDAISLRKHFSYVDQQAFLFNRTIRENLLYYCKCKNNKETHDKLDYYIDVFGLTEFISKLPNGIDTKLNESSSKISGGEKQRLCIIRELMKDSEILILDEYTSALDSITQLGIHNELLKLSKDKTIIMIAHRLTTIVNVDHIFVLEQGAIVENGTHSELMKTGGRYFDLFTKQVTFEED; encoded by the coding sequence ATGAAGAGTGCTAATGCTGCAATTAAATATATATATTCATTTATGCTAAAAAGAAAATGGTTTATACCATTATTTATCTTCATGTGTATTTTTAGAGTTGTTTTTGGGATAATTGAGCCACGAATTGCACAAGACTTGATAGATACAGCTGTATATTCCCATGAAGTTCATTTATTATTAAGATATGCATTGTTTTGGAGCATAGCATTTATTATCAGGATGCTTGTTGAGCTCTCTTACAAATATACAAGTATAAAATATAGAAATGGTATATTATCTTCTATTATAGAGGATGTATTTAGACATGTATTAAAATTGCCTATAGGTTATTTTCAAGATAATTCCCCAACTTATATAGTATCAAGACAGATTGACGATGCCTTTGGTATTCAAGGGCTGATGGTAAACAATTTAATAGAGGGTGTCCTTAGTATTATTGAGTTTATTGTTATAGCAATATTAATGTTTAGATATAACATTTTATTGGGCATTATTTCAATTCTTTTGATAGCCCTAGATCTGCTAATCACATTTTCTTTTCCTCTCACTAGACTATATAAGGAGCATAATGAAAGTCTTGCCGTCATAAAAAAAGAGCTTGCTAATGTATATCAAGGGGTTAAGCTTATAAAGCTTCAGGATAATATAGAACAAGAGACAACAAGATTCAAGGAATACCAAGATAGGTATTTTGAAGCGTTGGCAAAAAGAGATCATGCAAATCTTTTAAGAAACTCTAGTACAAGCTTCTTAAAAGATATAGGTATTCCCATAATAGTAATTGTAAGTTCATACTACATATTCAAAGGAGAAATGACAGCAGGCTTAGTAACATCAATAATGTTATATTATAATAGGCTTTGGAAAGCTTCTATACCTGCAACAAATCTTATCCCACTCTACAAAATTGGGAAAGCATCTGCAGAAAGACTATTTGAGATACTGCAGTACCCTACGGAAAATGATATTGAAGGTACAAAGATGTCAACTATTGAAGGAGAAATTGATTCAATTTCATTTAGAAATGTAGATCTGTGCTATATTGATAATGTTAATGTACTAAAAAATATTAATCTCGATATAAACAAAGGTAGATCTATTGCATTTGTTGGACATAGTGGTTCAGGAAAATCATCAATTATAAATTTATTGCTTAAGTTTTTTGCTGCATCGTCAGGAAATATTATAATTAATGGGATTGATATCAATGATATCGATGCCATTAGTTTAAGAAAGCATTTTAGCTATGTAGATCAGCAAGCTTTTTTATTTAATAGAACAATTAGAGAAAATTTATTGTACTATTGTAAATGTAAAAATAATAAAGAAACCCATGACAAACTAGATTATTATATAGATGTCTTTGGATTAACTGAATTCATATCTAAATTACCTAATGGCATAGATACCAAGCTTAATGAAAGTTCTAGTAAAATCTCAGGCGGAGAAAAACAAAGGTTATGTATTATTCGCGAATTAATGAAGGATAGTGAAATATTAATATTAGATGAATATACATCTGCATTAGATTCAATCACACAGCTAGGGATTCATAATGAACTATTGAAGCTTTCAAAAGACAAAACAATCATTATGATAGCTCATAGACTAACTACAATAGTTAATGTAGATCATATATTTGTACTTGAACAGGGAGCTATAGTTGAAAACGGAACTCATAGCGAGCTTATGAAAACAGGGGGAAGGTATTTCGATCTGTTTACTAAACAAGTTACATTTGAGGAGGATTAG
- a CDS encoding PqqD family protein, with product MSKKYTLNFKYDIMDLNGQFVLSQRNEYESNDIIVLNSIGQLIITLLRDKVSIDEIVSSIHSKTKDTSIDTIEKDAIEFINNLVEAGIADVV from the coding sequence ATGAGTAAGAAATATACCCTAAATTTTAAATATGATATTATGGATTTAAATGGTCAATTTGTTTTATCTCAACGTAATGAATATGAATCAAATGATATAATAGTTCTTAATTCAATTGGACAATTGATAATTACATTATTAAGAGATAAAGTAAGCATTGATGAAATAGTGTCTAGCATACATTCTAAAACAAAAGACACAAGTATAGATACTATTGAGAAAGACGCTATAGAATTTATCAATAATTTAGTTGAAGCAGGCATAGCTGATGTTGTTTAA
- a CDS encoding helix-turn-helix domain-containing protein — protein MRNEHLIEKIMLAKKDIANAIFFIDRYKPLIIKYSTINGIFYEDLYSDLLEITLIAIKKFKYLDIV, from the coding sequence ATGAGAAATGAACATCTGATAGAAAAGATTATGTTAGCAAAAAAAGATATTGCTAATGCTATATTTTTCATAGACAGATATAAACCTTTAATAATCAAGTATAGTACAATTAATGGTATTTTTTATGAAGACTTATATTCAGATTTACTAGAAATTACGTTGATTGCGATAAAAAAATTTAAGTATCTAGATATAGTGTAA
- a CDS encoding molybdopterin-dependent oxidoreductase yields MPQAELKKLDFLMVQDTHLTETAKMADVVIPAVGFAESEGTFTSSERRIQRINKAIIPMSGYENWKVIVELARVLGTNLDYTSAKDIFAELTTVRKNYFRANICDNSTTFWPVNGSNVLYTEGFNFEDKKARLQTVSDGELFIEKANTNYLRNQFIEFLREKELI; encoded by the coding sequence ATGCCACAGGCAGAGCTAAAGAAGCTAGACTTCCTGATGGTGCAAGACACTCACCTAACAGAAACAGCTAAGATGGCAGACGTGGTTATTCCAGCAGTAGGCTTTGCAGAATCTGAGGGAACATTTACAAGCTCAGAAAGAAGAATTCAAAGAATAAACAAAGCTATTATTCCAATGAGTGGATATGAAAACTGGAAGGTAATAGTAGAGCTTGCAAGAGTACTTGGAACTAACCTAGACTACACTAGCGCAAAAGATATATTTGCAGAGTTAACTACAGTAAGAAAGAATTACTTCAGAGCTAATATCTGTGATAACAGCACAACCTTCTGGCCAGTAAATGGAAGCAATGTACTATACACAGAAGGATTCAACTTCGAAGATAAAAAAGCAAGGCTACAAACAGTATCAGATGGAGAACTATTTATAGAAAAAGCAAACACAAATTACCTAAGAAATCAGTTTATTGAGTTTCTTAGGGAGAAAGAGTTAATCTAG
- a CDS encoding HEPN domain-containing protein, with protein MEYNNYTYWLEMAEYDYQTAIAMLRAKRYLYVGFMLHQTIEKAFKAYYVLLKSENPPFIHSLMRLAQNGEFYDDIPEEMKDLIDILEPLNIEARYPSHKEKLMNELNEDRCTDILEHTEVLYKWITEKFLKESTDS; from the coding sequence ATGGAATATAATAATTACACTTATTGGCTTGAGATGGCTGAATATGATTATCAAACAGCTATAGCGATGCTTAGAGCAAAGAGATATTTATATGTCGGATTTATGTTGCATCAAACTATAGAAAAAGCTTTTAAAGCCTATTACGTATTGCTTAAATCTGAAAATCCTCCATTTATTCATAGCCTAATGAGGTTAGCACAAAATGGTGAATTCTATGACGATATACCAGAAGAGATGAAGGACTTAATTGATATTCTGGAGCCCCTAAATATAGAGGCTAGGTACCCAAGTCACAAAGAGAAGCTTATGAATGAGCTTAATGAGGATCGTTGTACGGATATATTAGAACATACGGAGGTGTTATATAAATGGATAACAGAGAAATTTCTGAAAGAATCAACAGATTCGTAG
- a CDS encoding nucleotidyltransferase domain-containing protein: MDNREISERINRFVESVIPEYNPEKIVLYGSYAKGTNNENSDIDIAIIVDEVKGSFLEKEARLYKIRRNIDSNIEPILIEKNSDRSGFLNHILSYGQVLFSR, translated from the coding sequence ATGGATAACAGAGAAATTTCTGAAAGAATCAACAGATTCGTAGAATCTGTAATACCTGAATATAACCCAGAAAAAATTGTTTTATATGGATCGTATGCAAAGGGTACTAATAATGAAAATAGTGATATTGATATAGCAATAATAGTTGATGAGGTAAAAGGAAGTTTTTTAGAAAAAGAAGCACGACTATATAAAATTAGAAGAAATATAGATTCTAATATAGAGCCAATATTAATAGAAAAGAACAGCGATAGAAGTGGTTTTTTAAATCATATATTAAGTTATGGACAGGTACTATTTTCAAGATAA
- a CDS encoding nucleotidyltransferase domain-containing protein codes for MFNPSQITQQEVFSLTKKYVEKIKPILEDKLKKVVIFGSYARGDFGLESDIDILILVDEDEKKISKYNKEMAVVEVDINLEYNTVLAPILISEKKFSQYKNVIPFYQNVVNEGVVVYEQ; via the coding sequence ATGTTTAATCCTTCTCAAATAACACAACAAGAAGTGTTCTCTTTAACAAAAAAGTATGTTGAAAAAATAAAGCCAATATTGGAAGATAAATTAAAAAAGGTCGTTATTTTTGGCTCTTATGCTAGAGGTGATTTTGGTCTAGAGTCTGACATAGATATTTTAATTTTAGTAGATGAAGATGAAAAGAAAATAAGTAAATACAATAAAGAAATGGCAGTAGTTGAGGTTGATATAAACCTAGAGTATAACACAGTTTTAGCACCAATACTCATTAGTGAGAAAAAGTTTTCACAGTATAAAAATGTCATTCCTTTTTATCAAAATGTAGTTAATGAAGGGGTAGTAGTGTATGAGCAATGA
- a CDS encoding MBL fold metallo-hydrolase — MELIKLKGNTYYIPSNTNIGVFTYKNKNCLLVDAGINNTIARKIEEVLKFNGLHPKYIINTHNHLDHCGGNIYLTEAYPGCITYTSEKEKLYMENTELQPTNLFGALPPKGVNKAKSIKVNDILQYGINKINDEKIEIVSLKGHSIEQIGVITPDKVCFLGDSIFSTYILGKYSIPYLYSIEDSLNTLGYIKEISADIFVVAHSESIYSKEEIVNLADENIAAINELLEECKTILEQPQTREDLLQNIMILNEIPDPEYVQYLLYLSSISAFIAYLYERGYIENYIENGKLYYFVK; from the coding sequence ATGGAACTCATAAAGCTAAAGGGCAATACTTATTATATTCCAAGCAACACAAACATAGGAGTATTCACATATAAGAATAAAAACTGCTTGCTTGTAGACGCGGGAATTAATAATACAATAGCAAGGAAAATAGAAGAAGTCTTAAAATTTAATGGACTTCATCCAAAATATATAATCAACACCCACAATCACCTTGATCATTGTGGAGGAAATATATACCTTACTGAAGCTTATCCAGGATGTATCACTTATACTTCGGAAAAGGAAAAGCTCTACATGGAAAATACTGAACTCCAACCGACTAATCTTTTTGGGGCGCTTCCTCCAAAAGGGGTTAATAAAGCAAAGTCTATAAAGGTTAATGACATTCTTCAATACGGGATAAACAAAATTAACGATGAGAAAATTGAAATAGTCTCATTAAAGGGTCATTCAATAGAGCAAATTGGAGTCATCACTCCTGACAAGGTATGCTTTCTCGGTGACAGCATTTTTAGTACATATATTCTTGGAAAATACTCAATTCCATACCTATACAGCATCGAAGATTCATTGAATACTCTAGGATATATCAAGGAAATAAGTGCAGATATTTTTGTAGTGGCTCATTCTGAGTCAATATATTCAAAAGAGGAAATCGTGAATTTAGCAGATGAAAACATTGCGGCAATAAATGAACTACTTGAAGAATGCAAGACAATACTAGAACAGCCTCAAACAAGGGAGGACTTGCTTCAAAACATAATGATTCTTAATGAAATCCCAGACCCAGAGTATGTTCAATATCTTCTATATCTTTCTTCTATATCTGCCTTTATAGCTTACCTATATGAAAGAGGATATATTGAAAACTATATTGAAAACGGAAAGCTATATTATTTTGTAAAATAA
- a CDS encoding GNAT family N-acetyltransferase — protein MLNHQKNCTLLNNCSIRKENNNGIKNIEQNSSFKLKYGKSSIIAESGLGKSILLNMIIENKTQGRLIYADQKIVGFIIWMIDEERNDYSVIPGYGTILEIGLAKDYRNKGIGKNIVQYAEEQMLEKGADSFYVTVYNPAKIFWENCGYVNTEKIAFNGLQIYKKAKGIIMDNN, from the coding sequence TTGCTAAACCATCAGAAAAATTGTACTTTATTGAACAACTGTAGTATCAGAAAGGAAAATAATAATGGTATAAAAAACATAGAACAAAATAGCAGCTTTAAATTAAAATACGGAAAGAGTTCCATTATAGCAGAATCTGGATTAGGAAAATCAATACTTTTAAATATGATAATCGAAAATAAAACTCAAGGCAGATTAATTTATGCAGATCAGAAAATAGTTGGATTTATTATCTGGATGATTGATGAAGAGCGTAATGATTATAGTGTGATTCCAGGGTATGGCACCATTCTCGAAATAGGCTTAGCCAAAGATTACAGAAATAAAGGCATTGGAAAAAATATTGTGCAATATGCTGAGGAACAAATGTTGGAAAAAGGGGCTGACAGTTTTTACGTTACTGTTTATAATCCAGCAAAAATATTTTGGGAGAATTGTGGTTATGTGAATACGGAGAAAATTGCATTCAATGGGCTTCAAATATATAAAAAGGCTAAAGGAATAATAATGGATAATAATTAA
- a CDS encoding glucosaminidase domain-containing protein — protein MPGPEALATNEPRLLLDGQNITAIAEPAIQDDKILVPICAIAEKLGAEVNWNKEEGTVYIEKDNTSVLLRIDSHLVSYQKDEKTYILSDVPPMIINERIYVSLNLVRNSLGIEADWDADNNSILIDSSKPVDIEPFFDIKISSVNSGQVITGRTDLQIELPNEEATNAVEIKYLLLDPNTAKGTVIARGNQLTSKYSWIPNLQESGERVLVAALYDSDGRFIAGDSIPVYVAVIPEVSLTGLTQDQIITGTVSIGADTNFVASYVKYEITNLDNNKVTVSSEYDPYGPYTWTPMMYDNGSYAFKVIAYDSNNQAYESQTINAKINVPRKFSLSGVSNGATIDKPITLSYSLNFYISQTEYVLRDPKTGKEEILAQIPYGSYKWFPGPKYSGTKELLVRVKDTRGVVHESNKVSVNLTGTPKLFLEGVGPKQVLTGPVKLKVISNVALDKVNYVLINATTGEKKVVASNQKPQAEYTFTPIQGDEGSWKVQAEGIYSSGKKVLSEEIPVTVYLGKTYSATPVIEKDKFLGLASELARDSWEKTGMSAALQTAQAILETGWGQSVPVDKYNGKISYNLFGIKGSATAGSVISNTWEVYNGVSFRVDAEFRAYNNVNESWADHKSLLLEKERYEPFREVMHDSTLGAWAIRRAGYATDPQYPIKLMRLIKQYNLHELDKIGI, from the coding sequence TTGCCTGGTCCTGAGGCTTTAGCTACTAATGAACCTAGATTGTTATTAGATGGACAGAATATTACTGCAATAGCCGAACCTGCTATTCAAGATGATAAAATCCTTGTACCTATATGTGCTATAGCAGAAAAGCTAGGAGCAGAAGTCAATTGGAATAAAGAAGAAGGGACAGTCTATATAGAAAAGGATAATACTTCAGTGCTTTTAAGGATTGATAGTCATTTAGTTTCCTATCAGAAAGATGAGAAAACATATATATTGAGTGATGTACCTCCGATGATTATTAACGAACGTATCTATGTATCTCTTAATTTGGTTAGAAATTCTTTAGGCATTGAGGCTGATTGGGATGCAGATAATAATAGTATCTTAATAGATTCGAGCAAGCCAGTAGATATTGAACCTTTTTTTGATATAAAAATTTCATCTGTTAATTCAGGGCAAGTCATTACAGGCAGAACAGATTTGCAGATAGAATTACCTAATGAAGAAGCTACAAATGCAGTGGAAATAAAATATCTTCTGCTAGACCCTAATACAGCTAAAGGTACTGTTATAGCAAGGGGAAATCAATTAACTTCTAAATATTCTTGGATACCTAACTTACAGGAAAGTGGAGAAAGAGTACTTGTGGCTGCTCTTTATGATAGTGATGGACGTTTCATAGCTGGGGATTCCATACCTGTTTATGTAGCTGTCATTCCAGAGGTATCATTAACAGGTTTAACTCAAGACCAGATCATAACTGGCACAGTTTCCATAGGTGCTGATACTAATTTTGTTGCATCCTATGTAAAATACGAAATAACTAATCTGGACAATAATAAAGTAACAGTGTCTTCTGAATATGACCCATACGGGCCATATACTTGGACACCTATGATGTATGATAATGGAAGCTATGCTTTTAAGGTAATAGCCTATGATAGTAACAATCAGGCTTATGAAAGTCAGACTATTAACGCTAAGATTAATGTTCCTCGCAAATTCTCACTATCAGGGGTTTCTAATGGTGCAACAATTGATAAGCCTATAACATTATCATATTCATTAAATTTTTATATTAGTCAAACAGAATATGTACTAAGAGATCCAAAGACTGGAAAAGAAGAGATTTTAGCTCAGATACCATATGGAAGCTATAAATGGTTTCCAGGTCCAAAATATTCAGGTACTAAAGAGCTTTTAGTTAGAGTTAAGGACACTAGAGGAGTAGTTCATGAAAGTAATAAAGTCAGTGTTAATCTAACAGGAACTCCAAAACTATTTTTAGAAGGTGTAGGACCTAAGCAAGTTCTTACAGGGCCTGTCAAATTAAAGGTTATCAGCAATGTTGCATTAGACAAGGTGAACTATGTTCTCATTAATGCAACAACAGGAGAAAAGAAGGTCGTAGCTTCTAATCAAAAACCACAAGCTGAATATACATTTACGCCTATTCAAGGAGATGAAGGAAGCTGGAAGGTTCAGGCTGAAGGAATATATAGCTCAGGCAAGAAAGTCCTAAGCGAAGAGATTCCCGTTACAGTGTATCTAGGCAAAACTTACTCAGCAACACCTGTCATTGAAAAGGATAAGTTCCTTGGATTGGCTTCTGAACTAGCTAGAGATTCTTGGGAAAAAACAGGAATGTCAGCAGCACTCCAAACAGCTCAAGCTATTCTGGAGACAGGCTGGGGACAAAGTGTGCCAGTAGATAAATATAATGGCAAGATATCCTACAATTTATTTGGAATCAAAGGCAGTGCTACAGCTGGCTCTGTAATATCCAACACATGGGAAGTATATAATGGAGTGTCATTCCGTGTTGATGCAGAATTCAGGGCATATAATAATGTAAATGAAAGCTGGGCAGATCATAAGAGCTTACTACTAGAAAAGGAAAGATATGAACCTTTTAGAGAAGTTATGCACGACAGCACTTTAGGTGCTTGGGCAATAAGAAGAGCAGGATATGCTACTGACCCACAATATCCTATAAAATTGATGAGACTTATAAAACAATATAATTTACATGAGCTTGATAAAATAGGTATATAA
- a CDS encoding FAD:protein FMN transferase has protein sequence MEKAKKITVIILSVVVIAIAMFSIYSKFKEKNITDKGLIKEKTSFLLGTVVQIKLLDPQPDELFNGAFDLVQDIENKMSINIEDSEVIRINKNSGKSYVNVSPETYYVIEKGKYYSTLSNGMFDISVGPLVKLWGIGNEDARVPSQSEINIALIKIDYNDILLNESDKSVMLAKENMIIDLGGIAKGYAADVIADYLKSKDIDNAIIDLGGNVLALGGNGKTDKWNIGIQNPFEPRNKHIGILSVRDKTVVTSGVYERYFIEGGKRYHHILDPFTGYPVENPLMSVSIVADKSIDADGLSTTVFALGLEKGTELIESLDGIEAIFVDKDKNVYITKGIKESFRITNDEFNEKDI, from the coding sequence ATGGAAAAAGCTAAAAAAATAACAGTTATAATTCTATCAGTTGTCGTAATAGCTATTGCAATGTTTTCAATTTATAGTAAGTTTAAGGAAAAAAATATTACAGACAAGGGACTCATTAAAGAAAAAACTAGCTTTCTGCTGGGAACAGTAGTTCAGATAAAGCTTCTTGACCCTCAGCCTGATGAACTATTCAATGGAGCTTTTGATCTCGTACAGGATATTGAAAATAAAATGAGCATTAATATTGAAGATAGTGAAGTAATTCGAATTAACAAAAATTCTGGGAAATCATATGTTAATGTGTCTCCTGAAACCTATTACGTAATTGAAAAAGGAAAATATTATTCTACTCTTTCGAATGGGATGTTCGACATCAGTGTAGGACCTTTAGTAAAGCTATGGGGAATTGGAAATGAAGATGCCAGGGTTCCCTCACAGAGTGAAATAAATATAGCATTAATTAAAATCGATTATAATGATATTTTACTTAATGAATCTGATAAAAGTGTCATGCTGGCAAAGGAAAATATGATTATTGACTTAGGAGGCATCGCAAAGGGCTATGCTGCCGATGTAATTGCAGATTATCTAAAGTCAAAAGATATTGACAATGCAATCATTGACCTAGGAGGAAATGTGTTGGCCTTAGGTGGAAATGGTAAAACTGATAAATGGAATATTGGTATCCAGAATCCATTTGAGCCAAGAAATAAGCATATAGGTATATTAAGTGTAAGAGATAAAACAGTAGTTACATCTGGAGTATATGAAAGATATTTTATTGAAGGTGGAAAGAGATATCACCATATATTAGATCCTTTTACAGGCTATCCAGTAGAAAATCCTTTGATGAGCGTTAGCATAGTTGCAGATAAATCAATTGATGCGGATGGATTATCTACTACAGTATTTGCACTGGGACTTGAAAAGGGAACAGAATTAATTGAAAGCCTTGACGGAATTGAGGCTATTTTTGTAGATAAGGATAAAAATGTTTATATTACTAAAGGTATTAAAGAATCCTTTAGAATAACAAATGACGAATTTAATGAAAAAGATATCTAG